The genome window acttcacaacaagcagtagtTTGGAAAATAATTAGCAACTCAAAAagggcttcaagctgttttttggCAATTAAGGTTTTCTATCAAACGAAACATAAAATGAGTATTttgggtatttaaaaaaaaaaaacatacctttACTGTAGGAAATTAAGtttagctaaatgctaacaaacaatgctaaACATCATAGACGGGCAAACGAATAGCATCAGACTTGTAGCGTTGTAAGCCTTTAGGGACGCAGcggacatttgaacacaaacggtgcagcaacacatgtagaaagacaatattacaacactcacaggcataaattctttatcctctgcggaaaaaaaaaaacaacaggacCGCAGCTTCTTAGGTTGCTTAGTTTTGAAGCTTTTCATTGTGCAtctttgtattatactgcccactGGTGGCcgagccacacacacaccataagTAGCCATACAATCATAATTACTGAATCATCATGTACAGCTTGTTTAAGTCTTTACATtatgtttaattatgttattgctCCATAAttttataatgtacagtattctgGGGTGCTATTTTCCTGATCAAAAACACTACAAAAGGCTGATAAGGCTGGAAtgggttaatggcatttcaattcatttaaatggggaaagatgatttgagataaaaatattttgagttatgagcgtgatggcataaaaaaataaaaatctcatcatagctcaaggtaccactgtaaatgGTAATAGAGTGTTTTCTCGCAATATACAGTAGCAGTTCACCTATAATGGattcattttcatatattttctaCTCCAGCGTGTGCACCAATTCAGGGGCTTAGCTGTAATACCTGATTGCAGAGCGCCTCCTGTTTTCTTTGCAGCTCGGCAAACTTCCTTTCCCATGACGCTCTCTCGCAAGCGATCCTCGTCCTCAGCGACAGGATGTCCTGCTCGGTTTTGCTCAACCTTTTCTGGAGGCCCGCCGTGCGGTCGGGGCAGCCTGGTATGGCGGCGACCATCTGACTTTCACAACCTGGCAATCACGCTTCAGTGAGGCTGTCATATCATAGcatgttaaaatgtaacttaaagGGGATATATGAAAAATTTCCTTTTTAATGGCTTTCATATGGATCATTttcatatacaaccccaattccaatgaagttgggacgttgtgttaaacataaataaaaacagaatacaatgatttgcaaatcatgttcaacctatatttaattgaatacactacaaagacaagctatttcatgttcaaactgatcaacttgattgtttttagcaaataatcattaacttagaattttatggctgcaacacgttccaaaaaagctgggacagggtcatatttaccactgtgttacattaccttttcttttaacaacattcaataaacgtttgggaattgtTGAATCTATgtcggtggaattatttcccattcttgcttgatgtacagcttcagctgttcaacagtccggggtctccattgtcatattttacactccataatgcgccacacatcttcaatgagagacaggtctggactgcaggcaggccagtctagtacctgcactcttttactacgaagccacgctgttgtaacacgtgcagaatgtggtttggcattgtcttgcggaaataagcaggggcgtccatgaaaaagacgttgcttggatggcagcatatgtttctccaaaacctgtatgtacctttcagcattaatggtgccttcacagatgtgtaagttacccatgccattggcactaacacagccacataccatcgcagatgctggctgtggctctttgtagtgtatttgtagtatattttacaaccccaattccaatgaagttgggacgttgtgttaatcataaattgaaaaaaaatacaatcatttgcaaatcatgttcaacttatatttaattggtcgccagccaatcgcagggcacacagaaacaaacaactattcacactcacattcacacctacgggcaatttagagtttccaatcaacctaccacgcatgtttttgggatgtgggaggaaaccggagtgcccggagaaaatccacccaggcacggggagaacatgcaaacgccacacaggcggggccgggatttgaaccccggtccccagaactgtgaggcagaggtgcgaCCAGTCGTGCCGGCATGTTATAACTCATGAAATTTTATTTGGGACACATAACggtaaatcattttttttttttttttttttagtgtatgaagtgctgcctccacaagtgaaaatgtgtttactgttgtttttttcctcccataATCACCTTTTTGTACGTAAACCATGacgaatgtattattattattttttaataatatatccCCTTTAAATCTGAGGTTTTATAGGTAAACAAGTTTCACTGCTCTTACCCGTTGGTTGTTTTTGAGGTGAGCTTTTTTCCACTATGTGTTTTTCCCTTGGCAGAAACTGGATTGCATTGTATGGGCAAATCTGTAACAACAAAACCCATTGAAGCAGAtcgtcatttttttatttttttattttttaaagaattattcaAGTTTATTAtcgcagtgatttccaaccactgTGAAGACATCAGAAGATGTGCTGTGCAAAATTAtccaaattatccaatttcGCTTATTCAGTtcataatgtatctttgttcatagAACTATGCCAACAACGTATAGTGGCAAGCAgaacattgaaatgtttttacgtTACTTGGCAAAAGCCACTTAATTATTTCAATGTACAGTGGCACTGTGCCGTACGAGCGTAATATGTTCCGTGACTACACTCTTAACTCAAATTACTCATATTTAAAATCAACATTAGCATTGAAATTAATGAAGATgcaattcatctgttccagccccccaataGCTTCAAAAAACATAggaatgtacatttaaaatgagaaatagatttcataaaaataatataataataaaatgcagtgtataatttttttcagctttttaaaacttaatattcacaatttttttgcCTCTTTTGCACTGCTCAGTCATAGTTTTCtctgatttcatgctttaattcaatggacaaCATCCGCTTCTTCTCAGCATTCACTttcgtgtttgttttttaaaaattattattcatttatttatttccatggTACGAAAAGAGAAATTTGGCAAAATACCTGCACAAAACGTGACCACAATACAGCTGCTCCTGTACTCACTGCAACAACACACAGCCAGTAACCAACGCGAACTGATGGTGACGGGATGTTGTGACGTTCTCTGCCACCATCTAGTTGTAGAATTACTGAAGCTCACTCATAGATCAAATTTTTGCCCACAACACAAGCCAAAATATTTACCGAGTGACAAGTCGTAACTTAAATACTTGAATAcactttttgtgattttttttttgttttgttttgtttttgtttgtttggtggtgtgctgtgagatttttctcatgtgctctataaaggttgggaaacactttaTATACAATAGAAACTCTCACCCAAAGGAACCTGCAGGTGCACAGTATCCCTTTGAAAGTCCATGTAAAGACAGTCCACAGCATGCATGCCATGATGAGGGAGCATGTTTTCCTCACATGGTGGTGATCTGACTGGGGAGGGAACCAAATTCAGTATGGTGAACCCAAGCTATTCGCAATCGATGAGGACCAAGCCCTGCCAGCAATAGAAAAAAATCTGCGAATCACCCCTCCACACACCTAAAAGTTTTATAATTGTGTATCGAAGCCACAAGAgggtggcaaagcacttaaagGCAATCATAATGCATCAACACCATGCGTCTAGCATGTACGCAATCATAAAACCCTTGTACATAAAGGACTGTATTAcgggagtttttccttgcccagaTTTGGGTTTTGGCCCATTACggattttttttatgctgaTGTCGAGTCCGATATAAAACAAATTCAGATACCTGACTATTAATCTGATTAATTTAGAAAatatacaacaaataaaataactttttttcagtCCCTTAATGCTTACTACAATAAAGACATGAAATCCAGGCAGAACATTTGCCTCTTTTAAGTACAAAACATAAGCTGCATAATAAGATGCATCTCGCCGAAAACTTTCGTTGGTTGTTATACGCGGTGGATTTCAGAACACGTGGGACGTATACTGTTCCCCATCTCCACTTGTTGCTGACGGTGGTCGTAATAATCGGTCGGGCCCGAGTTTAGACCATAGGGTGAGTGATTATGCAACCCAAAcgaaccaccttcacatgaggctcatcgaTAGCATTAGGTAGTATACTATCCTGAATAACACGCGAGCTAACAAACTGTCATGGCAGCACAGTCTGGGGAAAGAAATATGTGCCCTAGCACGTTACACGAATAATGTGTCattaaagtcatgtttttgcACGCAATATTCAATGTTAAATTGTAAAGGCAAAGTAGACTCTGCAGCTATTAATAGCTTTCGTCAGGAGAGAGGTAGAAACATACTTTCACTTTCACTGTGCACACACTGGATTCAAGGACCACCATCAAAAGAGTGCTTGTCAAACACAAACGAAAAAACATTATCAATGAATTCAGTTAATTGTTATTCGAAGCTCAACCCAAAAAccttttttatattattgtcCCCAATTTTTTACACTGAActgcttccacatttctcgactgattttaaaacattcctacttcaacacatttaaaaaattcatgCCATCTAGGGTATTGTTTATTCATATGCCTAAATGTCACAGTTTTCCCAGAATTCCACATTTCCCACCCCCAAATAAATTCCCGTTCATTTCCAATGGGAAATTCAACAAATAATTTCACATTCTTGCTATTCAAAATTCATGTTGAGCTCATTCAAATCACCTTAGAaactattttaatttgattcaaGGTATGATTCcaactacaaaatattttctgcATTCCACAAGTTTCCACATTCAgaaaattctcatatcatcctACATTtaattccacagcatttcagttcagctTCACCTTTTCAGCATCACACACAATTTCTATTCGAGTTATTATTTAAccctaacaacaacaacaccaataTTCCACACgatggtgccaaagtaatactttcatTGCTTTGGCCTGGGCCCAAAACCATATAATGGacgagtttttcagcaaattatAGGACCAGGTTTGCCGACCAAAATCTGTGAATTCACAAATGCCGAACTGTGACTGTCAGGGGTTCACTGCATCAACACGCAGAACCGAAATACAAACATCTCAAGCTGTGATTGACAGCAAGCAAAAAACTGCAGAGACAAAGCAGGCCACTAACCTTTGCCCGAGGCTCAGTCGATGGCAACCAAACCAAAATGAGGTCATAACAAAATGGTACCTCCCTTTATTttatcaatttttttctttgtcttcaaTGGCAACCACTTTCCAGCAGTAATGTAACGCACGCTGACCTGCTGCTATGCGTCCCGTTGGCTACGTAAATCGCGTCTAATCCTCTTAGTTACACAGTCCAGTTGCATGCGGGCTTGCTTAATTTGGTCTGCTGAGCCTTGCCTATAAAACCCGTGAGTAAGCCTGCCTTCGATATGCActccattgggggggggggggggggtaggtaAATTGCTGTTCTCTAGGCCTAAAATATGTCTTGGATAAAGTGTCCTTTGTCAAACCGGTATGGATCTTGCTTGGACATTCCCCAAGGCAACCTAGACCAGTGAGTCCAGCCCATTTCAATTTTCcatcaggtgtgctgtaggAAATGAATTTTGCTTAATTCAGTCGGCAAATTGTTATTGATTTAACAAATAATGCATAATTGTTCATCAATCTATGCCGGCGACTTATAGTGATGGAATAATTGAATCCCCTTCCACTACCACGacgcatcatcatcatttacGTATAATGGttaccttgagatatgagtttaatttgttccgtgaccatgcttgtaacttaaaacactcaTACTGTATCTCAAGTCATCTTTcctctttgaaatgaatgggaatgccgTAATTCCCTTCCAGCCGCCCCCGAAAAAACAACACACCTTTTTGGAATAATTTTTTAAAGTGAGAAAACTAgataatattgtaatttataaaaacatgcagtaaaGCCATCATTAAATACAACGTAAAGAATTAAACGAGTTTAATTAGTTTtcattaaatgaattaaattcgttttttgcttcagttccatggacattgtgctgctccatctggtgtgcgtgccttggccaaCTGGGTGCAGAATAATACAGACATAGGGACATAAATTAACTCGGTCACAACTCCTATGCGGAGTGAGTTGATGGATGGGCCGGGCGGGCTGGGCGAGCCCCTCGGCCTGACAGAGCCTCTCTGCCGGGAGGAGCGACGCTCCCACGCCAGGGGAGCTGGTGAAGCTCAAGAAGATGGTGGACATCTACAACCTGACCATATACTTATACTTTGATATCACAgaccaacatttaaaaaaaatacaaaaatacttaaTTGCTGCAACATGAcgatgtttgaaaaaaatgtttgacttcCCCTTCAAAAGTTAAGACAGCTGAAACGAACCAAATCACAGCCCTGaaattagaggtgcaacaattattCGATTAATTGACagctaatcgattatcaaaataatctacaagtattttgaaaatgtagtcATCATTTAGAGACCTTGGTTAACTTGGAAATCTTGGAAAGCTCAGCCGCAAAATGTGGGTTGAAAAGTTGAAATTATGCTGATATGACTTTCCattcaaaagttatttttttaattataatgatCCTCCAACCACTAAAACAGATCACTGGACTATGAAAACAGTCTCAACCGAGCGAGGACATTTCCCTCAGGTAGCACCGTTAGAAAGCTAACACCCAGAAATTTGGGGGTACAAAGTTTATTTATCCTGGAATGACTCAGTTCAAACAACTGAAACATCCCAAATCCCAGCCTGAGCACAGAAGGATGTAGTTGGTAATGTTAGAAATCCCACCTCTAAACATATTATGGGAGCCGAAGTTTTATTTATTCCAGTAAGACTTTACTTTCAAAAGTTATTTCCAACCCTAACGATCTGCTTACCGCCAAAACAGATCCACCTTCGAACTGAAAGCCTGAATCCCAACTTTGCGCATTTCCCAATAACAGACGTTCGTAGGGGATATTGGTGGAAAGTTCACGCCTCAAAATGTGGGTTTAGAAATTGCATTTATCCTGGTGTGAATTTCAGTTCAAAAGTGGTTTCCAACCATAGCGATTGCCTGACAACCGAAAGAGCCCCTACTCTGAATACGACTCTTACCGATGTCGTAGAAACATGCACTACAGCTAGTTTACTTTATTTCGATATGATCTTCTTTCCTACCATAACATTCCGCCAAGCACCAAAAGAAATGCCAGAAACTTTGCCCATGTCGTTGAAGGATACGGATGGTACCGTTGGAAAGTCCGCACTTAAAACAAGTCAAATTCATCACAGTATGACTTTCCGTTCATAAATTATCGTCAACTGTTACGATCAAGCagcgacccaaaaaaaaaaaaaaaaaaaaaaacagtcaaaacaaaaaccagtACAAATCCCGGTTGGTCACTTCCTGACGTCATAGGACAACAAATCACCAGtaaaaatatgtggttaattcacAATTATCTTTTAAAATGGTGTGTTGTTCTTGTGTACTTTACGTCGTGCGACATTATGATGCAAAATAGTTCCTGTAGAAATACATGTCTGAGGCTTTGATGCAAGTGGACTTTAATGTCGTAGATGGTTGAGAACAAACTCAAGAATGTGTTTGCATTGTGAACTTGTAAATGTTTCATTGCTGTTGTTCCGGCCTTTCCCCCTCTGTGGCCGCGTTACAGATGACCGCCGACGACGACCCCTCCGCGACCCGTCGAGCCCGAGCCACGGCGGCCGCGGATGGCGTCCTCTTCCGGCTCCAGTCTCGGGCTATGTACCGGTGGTATGGGTCGTGAGAGCCCTCCAGCTTTCTGGAGCGGATGAAACTGAACATGACTGCGAAGGAGAAGAAGCTCAACATGCCAAGCACCAGGAGGATGTAAAAGAAGCCCTGGGACATGGTAGGGGCGTTGGTGTGGTTCTGTGCAGACTGTGCAGTGGTGCTGTTGAGGCAGTGATGCGACAGGGAGAGCTTGCGGGAACTCAGCTCGGTGCTGTTGATTTGAGACATGGCCGCCTTCTGCTGGACACTCCAATGGCTGCAAGGTGAGCACAACGTAgagttgcctttttttggagcCTGGTGAAAATGCATGTATTCTAGGGCAAGACTACTCAAACTTTTTGCATCCAGGGACAGAATTTGAATTTTTCATAGGACCCCTCATATTCATAACAGCTATTAAACAAGGCTATCATGTGTAGTTACAATAAGAAATGCCttttttcctgggggggggcACTTGTAAAGGtttgagaataaaattgtattttttcaagaatttttaaaatcatttttacaagaaacaacCTCTTTTTCAggataaaaagttgtaatcttatgagaataaagctgCACTTTTCCAAGATAACGTCATTAATATTATGATCGTAAAGTTTAACAATGTGGTTTTCAAAGATAAAACTTTCTAAAGTAAAAACCCTGACTTTAGTGATGCAGGGATGTCACATTtatgtcacaatcatatcagaacttttaattggcccaaagctatGGTCGGGAGTCGTAATTTGTTTCAACGGTGCCGCAGTCCCCATATGTAAAGTATAcccttttaaaaaatgcatttaaggtATTTGTTTTAACTCATCATTTTGCAGACCCAAAACTATGACCAGTATGAGAACTGCTGTTTTAGGGGGGGTCACAAAAATTCAGTCATACCCACTGGATAGTTTTAATGTATTCTTTTCCACATTTAATCTCATGTACCCTGTCATCTtgaattttcttctttttttgtaattatggtaaaaaaaaaaagattcttttcaaaaatgtttaaaggCTAAACCTAGCATCCTTCTCTTTAGAGCAAAGTGAGCAAAACacaattaaatgacaaaatgataaTCAAACAAACAGATCTTATCTTTCTGTATGATGTATTGGCTTAATTTTAGTATGaaagtgtattttattattatttctactaCGCCGAAGGAGAAGCTTACCTGTCTGATGACTTCCGTTGTTCTCGTGCTACGGACCAGACACAACTttacatcaaaaaaaaaaaaaaaaaaaaaatccccttgcTGGGTCCTAAAACTCGTTCCAATATCATGCTGTCAACACATTTAATGAAAGCATTTGTTATAATTCAtctcaaatgaaaaatatgtgAGGACACCGTGAAGTAAATTATAACCCCACTCTACCGACCCCTATAATTAAGACCGGTGTGAAATGACAGCTCATTGACAGAACAATGCTGACACTGTGCCAGTGTGACCTCCACGTGTCCTTGAACGCACCTTTTGCAGTTTACAGCTACAGTATGTACGTTTGTGTATGAAAAATGAGATGCATACATAATTGTACAGTAAACCCAGCTATAGGGCTAGGGAGCAAGCCGTGCCACAATTagtcaaaagtgtgttttttaataaaagcatGAGCTCTCcactttattgtaatttataaaaacacacagtaataacttaattaaatagaatgtaaggaCATTTTCGTATCATAATTTCATATTTCAATGCCCATTGATATTGTGTACCTTCTGGTGTATGAAAGGACATAAGCATGGATTAAGAATCTTCTCTTCTTGACCCTGTGCAGCTGACTGAAgtgatgtgcttttttttttttttttttttaaatacaccagatgtgattctctttttttttatatttaaacttcaactgtgagTGGCGATAAAGAGGTTGAAGTGCGTATGTGTGAATGGAATAGTTCACTATCTGCTGTCTGTTGTGAAGTTGGCTGCCACCACTTAGCGCTCCTAACACCAATTTTTGCtctcaactcaagacaaaaacacaccCAAGCAACAGCTggggtctttaaaaaaaacatgtaagtcAGGTCAAGTCAATGATCCAAACACAGAAGGAAATCatcaacagaatggcttcagaaagagaaaatacagtcaaatacaaataataataatattaaaacacaGTCCTCACCTCAacccgattgagatgctgtggcatgacctgaagagagctattcacaccagacatcccaggaatcttgaCGAACTGTAAcagtttcgttcagaagaatggcccaaaattcatcctgatcgttGCGAACGTCTGTTCTGCAACTTCAGGAAAcattttggttggagttattgctgccaaaggagggtcaaccagttattaaatgtAAGGGATTTTCCTCCTTGACTAACTTACTTACTTACCTCTGCTACTGTCTTGTGAATCTTTACATTGTGCCAGTTAAAATATGAACAGAAATATATAATTGTGTGGTATTATTCTTGGGCTTTCGAATTGAGATGAAGATCAGATGACAGTTTCTggccaatttatgcagaaatttaagaaattccaaacgGGTTCATATACTTTTTCTTTCCACTGTATACCATTGAAAACTtctgtgttttcctttttctttagctttttttgtgatgagTGCGTGACCCTTATTGCAACATAAGACATTTACTATATTGGAATTGTACTTAGGCAAATGAAGAAAGTTAGCGTGAGATGACaaccataaaacaaataatttaccAAATCGAAAGGCTGAGTaaattgactttattttagCAAGTTGTATTAAGTAAAATATAAGATGTGACTTCACTCAAGTGTGAAGATAACCATAGAGCAGGAAATGAAGCTTCTGCTTGCCCAGTACAATTCATGcaataaattaatcaaaattcaCTGACGTACACAAATTAATTTTAACGTAAAGGCAATTATTATCATTACTTTTTACAAAACACCAGTAGGTGACAGTATGGCACTGCCTCCTGTTCTCACTCCATGTTTGTGTCTGTTACGCATCTTCCAGGGCTgagcagttttactttattttgccCCATCTAACTTCACGCCATCACAGTCCAGCagtctgcaaacacacacacacaaaaaaaaacattttagatgaTCGGTTAGCGTGCTACCGGATACAACTCTTAAAAACACATCGACATGCTGTTTTTCTGCATATTGTTGTCTTTAACGAATGGTTAAAGATAATTTGACGTACTTCTTGTGAGCCTTGAGAGCTCTGCGTGCCTCACGGGCGTCGATGTCGTCGTACACCTTCTTGTAGCAGTAGACCACAACCACGATGAGCCACAGCTGCAGCAGCACGATCAGCACGTACGTGACGATCTCCGATACCACCGCCGCCATCTCACGGTCGGCTTCAAGATGGAccgcaaacatttgaaaaaaaccacTTGACTCCATGCACGCAATGTTTCCGCATTTGGGGTACGCATAGTGGCGTGCTAACTTAAGGGCGCCAGCCAAATGCATAGTGACAGCAGTCTCATAAAACGATGActtattttcttaaaattacTGCTTGActtattctcaaaatattattgcttgttgttgttcagtgtcttgtcataaaattacaatttcctTTTGTAAAATAAAGACATTCTTGTACTATTTCAACTGACGACTTATTCTCGCAATATTTAAGCTCGTGATTTATTCTTACAATTTTAAAACGTATTCTCATAGTTTAGATTTGTTTTCCTCCAAATTCTGCCTTGTTCTCGTAAAGTTCTGAGTTATTCTCCATAATTTACGACTTTTTCTCGTCAAATTTGAAATGAAGTCCTGCAGTAAACTTAAAAATCAGTAAAATCATAGATGGCTCTGTGTGGGTTACGGGCGGGATCCTCACCGGCCTCCACCACACTGAGCTCCACTTCTTTCTCCACGCTGACGTGATGCCGGAAGCCCGCCAGAAAAAGCGTTCGGCTGAAGGTGCAGCGGTACGTGCCGGCGTCCTCGTAGCTGACGTTGCGCACAGCGATGGCACCCACCTGGACGTCCTCACCCCGCGTGCCCAGCCAGTCTAGACGCCCCCTGAAGGCTTCGTCCATCACGTCGGCGCTTGGGTGCTCATAGTGCAAGATCTAGGGCAACAGCCGGGATGCATTTTTCTCCTTATTAGATTAGAACacctattgttttgttttttgcgatAAGACATGCTTCAGGTTCCAATGTCTTGGTCGGAGCAAGAAACCGATAGTTTTTTGAAGGATATCTGACTCAATTAACTGTGCTCAAACCAGTTCCTTTTCATCCCTAACAGATTTTGAATGATTCTTATGGTCGCTGGCACCAAATCAGTACATTTTCCATCCTTTTTTCCTCTAACAGTCATGTTTTTCTGATTTACCTTCATCCAACTTGAAATTGTTATTTCTCGAATTTGGAACAAGAATCCTATTGATTTGGACGGATAACTGTCTCAAGATGCTTAAAGTAGCTTGTGTCAAATTGATACTCCTCAGTAAATTGCAATAATAatagtcattctttgcagatgataaagaatataggCCTGTGATATTTTGATTGGTATATTGTCT of Phycodurus eques isolate BA_2022a chromosome 4, UOR_Pequ_1.1, whole genome shotgun sequence contains these proteins:
- the si:ch211-225p5.8 gene encoding sodium channel subunit beta-1, whose product is MSLLTFILLQHHFITRGLYGVWLIGTGGLFAMALTQNQWPLLIVVSLLVHECLSGCAEVGSLTEAVYGKAFVLGCISCKKREEVSAVTTVDWHFRPHGEENFTHILHYEHPSADVMDEAFRGRLDWLGTRGEDVQVGAIAVRNVSYEDAGTYRCTFSRTLFLAGFRHHVSVEKEVELSVVEAADREMAAVVSEIVTYVLIVLLQLWLIVVVVYCYKKVYDDIDAREARRALKAHKKLLDCDGVKLDGAK